Within Winogradskyella helgolandensis, the genomic segment GCTTTATACGTTTCATAAAGTCTAAATAGTAAATCTGTATTTGGCAGGTTTTGTAAACCAGATAGTTCTTCTACAAATTCCTCACTACTGAGAATGTGAGGAGCAAATATAGGTTGGTCTATTAATGTAGAAAGGTGATGCTTAAGAAAAACACCAGCACGTTTACTTGGTAAAATGAAATATAAATCTTCGAGTTTTAAGCCTTGCTTTTGAAGATCTACGAGTACCGATTTTATAAAACTTATCATTCTATAAAAATAAAAAACGCCCCGAATATCGGGGCGTTTTTTTAATATATTTTAGATGTGATTAGTTTTTCAACTTCACCTCTACACGTCTGTTTTCTTTTTTACCAGCACTTGTACTGTTGCTAGCGATAGGATTAGACTCACCGAAACCAGCAGCAGTTAATCTATCAGCATTAATACCATTAGCGATTAAGTAATCTCTAACTGCATTTGCGCGTCTTTCAGATAATGCTTGGTTCATAGATTTAGAACCATCAGAATCAGTATGACCTTCTAAAGAGAAGTTAGCTTTTGGGTAATCTTTAAAGATTGCTACCATTGACTGTAATACTTGATCAGTTTGTTTCTGGAAAGTTGCTTTACCTGAATTAAATAAGATAGATCTTGCATATTCATTTAAAGTATCCATTACAGGAGCAGTTGGCTTAACTTCAGGACAACCATTGTTTGCAACAGTTCCAGCTTCATTAGGACACTTATCGTCTTTGTCTAATACACCGTCACCATCAGTATCTGGCCAAGGACATCCACTGTTTGCAGCAGGACCTGCTTCATTAGGACAGTTATCATCAGCATCAGAAACACCGTCACCATCAGCATCTGGACAACCAGCTAAAGTTTTTAATCCAGCAACATCTGGACATTTATCATCTTTATCCATTACACCGTCACCATCAGAATCAGGACAACCGTTAAATTCAGCTAAACCAGCAGTATTTGGACAATCATCTTTAGAATCTTGGATACCATCATTATCAGAATCTGGACAACCATTGAAGATCTCTAAACCAGCTTCTTCAGGACAAGCATCATCTTGATCATATATACCATCTCCATCAGTATCAGTACCACCAAACTTGAAAGTAAGACCAACTGAATGTTGGAAGTGTTTTGGTAAGTAATCTTCGAAAGAATGCTTATAAGTAGATTGAATATCTAAACCTAGCTTTTCAGTGAACCAAACTTTAAAACCTAAAGTACCGTTTACAGTTCCAGCTCCGATTTCATCAACCCAAGTGTAACCACCACCAACACCTAAATAAGGGTCAATTGTTTTAGAGTTAATAACATCCATAAAGCTATAAGAAACTCTACCATCTAAACCATAATAAGTTAAATCATCAACTTTGTTAGTTGTTTCTTCACCTGTCATTAAATCGACGTTAGAACCAAATTTATCTATTCTGTTAATAGAACCTTTTGCAGTAAATACAAAACCGTCACTAAGGTATCTAGATACAGAAAGTGTTGAAATTGAAGGAAGGATATTCCAGTGATCAGATACGTTGAAGTATTCGTCAAAATATTCTCCTTGTGGTGTGTCTTCACCTACTGGGTAAAAGTCAACTGCGTTGGCTCCAAAACCAAGGGCCCATGGATTGTTCTTGTCTTGTGCATTAGATGTGCTAAAACTTGCGATAAGCACTGCGACAAAAAATAATCTGCTAAGATTTTTCATATTCTAATTAATT encodes:
- a CDS encoding OmpA family protein; translated protein: MKNLSRLFFVAVLIASFSTSNAQDKNNPWALGFGANAVDFYPVGEDTPQGEYFDEYFNVSDHWNILPSISTLSVSRYLSDGFVFTAKGSINRIDKFGSNVDLMTGEETTNKVDDLTYYGLDGRVSYSFMDVINSKTIDPYLGVGGGYTWVDEIGAGTVNGTLGFKVWFTEKLGLDIQSTYKHSFEDYLPKHFQHSVGLTFKFGGTDTDGDGIYDQDDACPEEAGLEIFNGCPDSDNDGIQDSKDDCPNTAGLAEFNGCPDSDGDGVMDKDDKCPDVAGLKTLAGCPDADGDGVSDADDNCPNEAGPAANSGCPWPDTDGDGVLDKDDKCPNEAGTVANNGCPEVKPTAPVMDTLNEYARSILFNSGKATFQKQTDQVLQSMVAIFKDYPKANFSLEGHTDSDGSKSMNQALSERRANAVRDYLIANGINADRLTAAGFGESNPIASNSTSAGKKENRRVEVKLKN